In a single window of the Campylobacter concisus genome:
- the uvrB gene encoding excinuclease ABC subunit UvrB, producing the protein MNKFEISSKFSPSSDQARAIKEIVKSVKSGNKNQTLLGVTGSGKTFTMANVIKELNMPTLIMTHNKSLAAQLYSEFKGFFPKNHVEYFISYYDYYQPEAYIPRSDLYIEKDSSVNEELERLRLSATASLLSFDDVVCVASVSANYGLGNPSEYKGMVAYLSVGEKINQRKLLEQLVDMGYKRNDNYFDRGDFRVNGDVVDIYPAYYNDEALRVEFFGDEIDSMYHFDVLDNKRLKDISKFTLYATSQFIVGADRLKIAMKEIEEELDARLKEFNEQGKLVEAQRLKQRVEFDLEMMASTGMCKGIENYARHLTGQKPGETPYSMFDYFEISGEDYLVIVDESHVSLPQFRGMYAGDRSRKEVLVEYGFRLPSALDNRPLKFDEFISKKAKFLFVSATPNEYELGISQGHVYEQILRPTGLLDPIIEIKDSDNQVEALFDEAKVVIARNERVLVTVLTKKMAEELSRYYIELGVKVKYMHSDIDAIERNEIIRGLRSGEFDMLIGINLLREGLDLPEVSLIAIMDADKEGFLRSTTSLIQTMGRAARNVNGKVLMFAKKITKSMKEAIDTTTARRKFQDEYNKAHGITPHSASRNIEESLHVEDDGEIYKRGKNLEKMPASERAAIVKELRKQMLEAAAQLEFEKAAALRDEIAKMRKL; encoded by the coding sequence ATGAACAAATTTGAAATTTCATCTAAATTTAGTCCAAGTAGCGACCAGGCAAGAGCGATAAAAGAGATAGTAAAAAGTGTAAAATCAGGTAACAAAAATCAAACACTTTTAGGTGTCACAGGATCTGGCAAGACCTTTACCATGGCAAATGTGATAAAAGAGCTAAATATGCCAACTCTGATAATGACGCATAATAAATCCTTGGCTGCGCAGCTTTACAGCGAATTTAAGGGCTTTTTCCCAAAAAATCATGTGGAGTATTTTATAAGCTACTACGACTACTACCAGCCAGAAGCCTACATCCCAAGAAGCGACCTATATATAGAAAAGGATAGCTCAGTAAATGAGGAGCTTGAGCGCCTGCGCCTCTCTGCGACGGCTAGCTTGCTAAGCTTTGATGACGTCGTCTGTGTGGCCTCAGTCTCTGCAAACTACGGACTTGGTAATCCAAGCGAGTATAAAGGGATGGTGGCATATCTTAGTGTAGGGGAGAAGATAAACCAAAGAAAGCTTTTAGAGCAGCTTGTCGATATGGGCTACAAGCGTAATGACAACTACTTTGACAGGGGTGATTTTCGTGTAAATGGCGATGTGGTGGACATTTATCCTGCTTATTACAACGACGAAGCCCTAAGAGTTGAGTTTTTTGGCGATGAGATCGACTCGATGTATCATTTTGACGTGCTTGATAACAAGAGACTCAAAGACATTTCTAAATTTACGCTTTATGCCACCAGCCAGTTTATCGTAGGTGCTGATAGGCTAAAGATCGCGATGAAAGAGATCGAAGAGGAACTTGATGCGCGCTTGAAAGAGTTTAACGAGCAGGGTAAGCTAGTCGAGGCGCAGAGGCTAAAGCAAAGGGTGGAGTTTGACCTCGAGATGATGGCAAGCACTGGTATGTGTAAAGGTATCGAAAACTACGCGCGCCACCTAACCGGACAAAAGCCCGGAGAGACGCCGTACTCGATGTTTGACTACTTTGAGATAAGTGGCGAGGACTATCTGGTTATCGTCGATGAGAGTCACGTGAGTTTGCCGCAGTTTAGGGGCATGTATGCGGGTGATAGGAGCCGTAAAGAGGTGCTTGTGGAGTACGGATTTCGCTTGCCTTCAGCGCTTGATAACAGGCCGCTTAAATTTGACGAGTTTATAAGCAAAAAGGCGAAATTTCTCTTTGTCTCAGCCACGCCAAACGAGTACGAGCTTGGTATCAGCCAGGGGCACGTCTATGAGCAGATTTTGCGTCCTACTGGGCTACTTGATCCGATCATTGAGATAAAAGATAGTGATAATCAAGTCGAGGCACTATTTGATGAGGCAAAGGTGGTCATCGCTAGAAACGAGCGTGTGCTAGTTACGGTGCTAACTAAAAAAATGGCTGAGGAGCTTAGCCGCTACTACATCGAGCTTGGCGTCAAGGTCAAGTATATGCACTCAGACATCGATGCGATCGAGCGAAATGAGATCATTAGAGGGCTTAGAAGTGGTGAATTTGACATGCTAATAGGCATAAATTTGCTCCGTGAGGGGCTGGACCTGCCTGAAGTGAGCCTGATAGCGATAATGGACGCTGATAAAGAGGGCTTTTTGCGCTCAACCACGAGCCTTATACAGACGATGGGGCGTGCAGCTAGAAATGTAAATGGCAAGGTGCTCATGTTTGCCAAAAAGATAACAAAATCGATGAAAGAGGCGATCGATACGACGACTGCTAGGCGTAAATTTCAAGATGAGTACAACAAAGCTCACGGCATAACACCACACTCTGCTAGCAGGAATATCGAAGAGAGCTTGCACGTCGAAGATGACGGCGAAATTTATAAACGTGGTAAGAATTTAGAAAAGATGCCAGCTAGCGAGCGAGCTGCGATAGTAAAAGAGCTAAGAAAGCAGATGCTTGAAGCAGCGGCGCAGCTTGAGTTTGAGAAGGCGGCGGCATTGCGCGACGAAATAGCAAAGATGAGAAAGCTTTAA
- a CDS encoding MFS transporter, with translation MSTLFGGALADRYGLVRLIKISLSIAAPLVVLMLFIDSYALFLAASMCVSACISLSFSPSIALTQLYLPNQIGLASGVTLGLSITIGGIFATVIGKIADIFSLTHSFYFIAIESLICAVSSYFLRPVTR, from the coding sequence ATCTCTACGCTATTTGGCGGAGCACTAGCGGATAGATACGGCCTAGTTAGGCTCATCAAAATAAGCCTAAGCATCGCCGCGCCACTAGTCGTGCTAATGCTCTTTATTGACAGCTACGCGTTATTTCTCGCAGCCTCCATGTGCGTGAGTGCCTGCATCAGCCTATCTTTTAGCCCCTCAATCGCCCTTACGCAGCTTTATTTGCCAAATCAAATCGGCCTAGCCTCTGGCGTAACGCTTGGACTTAGTATCACAATCGGCGGTATATTCGCAACAGTCATCGGCAAGATCGCTGACATCTTTAGCCTAACGCACTCATTTTACTTTATCGCCATAGAATCGCTTATCTGCGCGGTTTCTAGCTACTTTTTAAGGCCAGTCACGAGATAA
- a CDS encoding tryptophanyl-tRNA synthetase has product MKKIAYIVAALALIILCIFGFIFSSFGNKFIASKIEKEALTRGIDVKFKYFSLGFSTLNLEAIVMNAINLKANGDLSLFAQSMNLNIDIDADKSKASKLGLKKDVALKANVAGKFSDFKLVATGTALGSNINLNANLKDYLPKALNLDAKNIELSEISALAQKPNLASGKLDLTSDMQVIDEKNEPIINAQILASDAMINKEILKNEFGLNLAKDINFKGGVNAKFTNEKMSAKALIIAPEATLKANETTYDLSSKNLKSDFLLNVPDLALFGKLLNQQLSGAVDANGEITVQENALKNLKAEINGLGGKINANFDSKNLTLNAANIKLKELLALALQPSYADGQINLNANFSGFDELKKLAGDAKFEIKNGLIDKGLAKLKNAAKFELKGGATAKGELVNFDANVLSDLGELKDVKGVYDLKNSQIFSKFALLISDPEKFKAVSGFEVSSKMALAGDVKVKESKIDELNLGGDAFAGKLNATIKNENLDLSLKEAQLGEILALSGNDRLANAKTNVQAKGQNIFSKSPSVAATITLNDGKFNAAALSKMLDKKFPENEKFSSNLSLDYKGDIAKFSGNFLSSLADIKGIDGSFDVGKSTLSLKLQAVVSELNKLAFLAGRELHGKFAALVTANGKVDDLSAKATSDDLFKGKLEANYKGGALDAVLKNFEVKGLTQTLGLDHLYDGNGDAKFDYETKQKLGKFDILLKEGHLASTNLTNNIKTFTGKDITKEIYKDGKIYGDIKGDNVIFNVNLSSPKSDIKVANGTYNTATKMLNAPLVCRLEKTDLNVQISGTTDKLKYDVRSQYLENKVKKEIGRFLDKKLGKDDDASGDKQNLKGLLKGLF; this is encoded by the coding sequence ATGAAAAAAATAGCCTATATAGTAGCGGCTTTGGCGCTGATAATCCTTTGCATTTTTGGCTTTATCTTTAGCTCTTTTGGTAATAAATTTATAGCCAGCAAAATAGAAAAAGAGGCACTTACTCGCGGTATCGATGTGAAATTTAAATATTTTAGTTTAGGATTTAGCACGCTAAATTTAGAAGCGATCGTGATGAACGCTATAAATTTAAAGGCAAATGGGGATCTCTCGTTATTTGCTCAAAGCATGAATTTAAACATAGATATAGACGCCGACAAGTCGAAGGCTAGCAAGCTTGGATTAAAAAAAGATGTCGCACTTAAAGCAAACGTGGCTGGTAAATTTAGCGACTTCAAGCTAGTGGCAACTGGCACCGCACTTGGCTCAAATATAAATTTAAATGCAAATTTAAAAGACTATCTGCCAAAAGCTCTAAATCTTGACGCTAAAAATATCGAACTCTCTGAGATATCAGCCCTTGCACAAAAGCCGAATTTAGCTAGCGGTAAGCTTGATCTAACGAGTGATATGCAAGTGATTGATGAGAAAAATGAGCCGATCATTAACGCTCAAATTTTAGCAAGCGATGCTATGATAAACAAAGAAATTCTAAAAAACGAATTTGGGCTAAATTTAGCAAAAGATATAAATTTTAAAGGCGGCGTAAATGCTAAATTTACAAATGAAAAAATGAGTGCAAAAGCCCTCATCATCGCGCCTGAAGCTACTTTAAAAGCAAATGAGACGACTTATGATCTAAGTAGCAAAAATTTAAAGAGCGACTTTTTGCTAAACGTGCCTGATCTTGCGCTTTTTGGCAAACTTTTAAATCAACAGCTAAGCGGCGCAGTGGATGCAAACGGCGAAATCACAGTGCAAGAAAATGCCCTCAAAAACCTAAAAGCTGAGATAAACGGGCTTGGCGGCAAGATAAATGCAAATTTTGATAGCAAAAACTTAACTTTAAATGCAGCTAACATCAAGCTAAAAGAGCTTCTCGCACTTGCCCTGCAGCCTAGCTACGCAGACGGGCAGATAAATTTAAATGCAAATTTTAGTGGCTTTGACGAGCTAAAAAAACTTGCAGGCGATGCTAAATTTGAGATAAAAAACGGCCTTATAGATAAAGGGCTTGCAAAGCTTAAAAATGCGGCTAAATTTGAGCTAAAAGGCGGCGCCACCGCAAAAGGTGAGCTTGTAAATTTTGACGCAAATGTGCTTAGCGACCTTGGCGAGTTAAAGGATGTAAAGGGCGTTTATGACCTAAAAAACAGCCAAATTTTTAGCAAATTTGCCCTGCTCATTAGCGACCCCGAGAAATTTAAAGCGGTTAGTGGCTTTGAAGTGAGCTCAAAGATGGCGCTTGCGGGCGATGTGAAGGTTAAAGAGAGCAAGATAGATGAGCTAAATTTAGGCGGCGATGCCTTTGCTGGCAAGCTAAACGCCACCATAAAAAATGAAAATCTTGATCTTAGCCTAAAAGAGGCACAGCTAGGAGAGATCTTAGCACTTAGCGGCAACGACAGGCTGGCAAATGCTAAGACAAATGTCCAAGCAAAGGGGCAAAATATCTTTAGCAAAAGCCCAAGCGTCGCCGCAACGATCACTTTAAATGATGGCAAATTTAACGCCGCAGCACTTAGCAAAATGCTTGATAAAAAATTCCCTGAAAACGAGAAATTTAGCTCAAATTTGAGCCTAGACTATAAAGGTGACATAGCGAAATTTAGCGGCAACTTTCTTAGCTCGCTTGCTGATATAAAGGGCATAGATGGCAGTTTTGACGTGGGTAAAAGCACGCTAAGCTTAAAGCTTCAAGCGGTAGTTTCGGAGCTAAATAAGCTTGCATTTTTAGCTGGCCGCGAGCTTCACGGTAAATTTGCAGCTCTCGTAACAGCAAATGGCAAAGTGGATGATCTAAGCGCAAAAGCCACTTCAGATGATCTATTCAAGGGCAAACTCGAGGCAAATTACAAAGGCGGCGCGCTTGATGCGGTGCTAAAAAACTTTGAGGTCAAAGGGCTAACGCAGACTTTGGGGCTGGATCATCTATATGACGGCAACGGCGATGCTAAATTTGACTACGAAACAAAGCAAAAGCTCGGTAAATTTGACATCTTGCTAAAAGAAGGTCACCTAGCCAGCACAAATCTCACAAACAATATAAAAACCTTTACCGGCAAGGACATCACAAAAGAAATTTACAAAGACGGCAAAATTTACGGCGATATAAAGGGCGATAACGTCATCTTTAACGTAAATTTAAGCTCGCCAAAGAGCGACATAAAGGTTGCAAACGGCACTTACAATACCGCGACAAAAATGCTTAACGCGCCGCTTGTTTGCAGGCTCGAAAAGACCGATCTAAACGTGCAAATTTCAGGTACGACAGACAAGCTAAAATACGACGTTAGATCGCAATATCTCGAAAATAAGGTCAAAAAAGAGATAGGTAGATTTTTAGATAAAAAGCTAGGCAAAGATGATGACGCAAGCGGCGACAAACAAAATTTAAAGGGGCTTTTAAAAGGGCTATTTTAG
- a CDS encoding MFS transporter codes for MKKAENLKYLMGLGHFCSDINQSALGAMLSFFIASYHYDYATAASLVTATNLASSLIQPLIGRLSDKKELPYVIPLGLLLAGGGMSLTGFVTNYYIILVCVMISGIGAALFHPSAARIVNYASNAKNRAKSISIFSFGGNVGFAVGPILVAVFVGNFGLKGTLVFIIPQIFLTLLYLKKSKFIKVLEGNHKKQISQKNSALKDDLSAFLRLCVCIFSRSIVAFGFSAFFSIYLIKIFGLSKEAANVNLSLFFCRRCDLYAIWRSTSG; via the coding sequence ATGAAAAAGGCGGAAAATTTAAAGTATCTAATGGGGCTTGGGCACTTTTGTAGCGACATAAACCAAAGCGCGCTTGGTGCGATGCTGTCCTTTTTCATCGCGAGCTACCACTACGACTATGCCACAGCCGCCTCGCTCGTGACCGCCACAAATTTAGCAAGCTCGCTCATCCAACCACTGATCGGCCGCTTAAGCGACAAAAAAGAGCTGCCCTACGTCATCCCGCTTGGGCTACTACTTGCTGGCGGGGGCATGAGCCTAACTGGCTTTGTGACAAACTACTACATCATCTTGGTTTGCGTGATGATAAGTGGTATCGGCGCCGCGCTCTTTCACCCAAGTGCCGCAAGGATCGTAAATTACGCCTCAAATGCCAAAAATAGAGCCAAAAGCATAAGCATATTTTCATTTGGTGGTAATGTCGGCTTTGCAGTTGGGCCCATTTTAGTCGCTGTTTTTGTGGGAAATTTTGGCCTAAAAGGGACGCTAGTCTTTATAATTCCCCAAATTTTTTTGACACTTTTATACCTCAAAAAGAGCAAATTTATAAAAGTGCTCGAGGGCAATCATAAAAAGCAAATTTCACAAAAAAATAGTGCTTTGAAAGACGATTTAAGCGCCTTTTTAAGGCTTTGCGTCTGTATATTTTCACGTTCCATTGTAGCATTTGGCTTTTCAGCATTTTTTAGCATATACCTCATCAAAATTTTTGGCCTTAGCAAAGAAGCTGCAAATGTAAATTTAAGCCTCTTTTTTTGCCGCAGGTGCGATCTCTACGCTATTTGGCGGAGCACTAGCGGATAG
- the groES gene encoding co-chaperone GroES — protein MNFQPLGKRVLVERVEETKTTASGIIIPDNAKEKPLSGEVKAVGAEVEGVKVGDKVVFAKYGGTEINLDDKTYLVLNIDDVLGVIK, from the coding sequence ATGAACTTTCAACCATTAGGCAAGCGTGTTCTAGTTGAACGCGTAGAGGAGACAAAGACCACAGCTTCGGGCATTATTATACCTGATAACGCAAAAGAAAAACCTTTAAGCGGTGAGGTAAAAGCGGTTGGTGCTGAAGTAGAGGGCGTAAAAGTTGGTGATAAAGTTGTATTTGCAAAATACGGTGGCACTGAGATAAATTTAGATGATAAAACATATCTTGTTTTAAACATAGACGATGTTTTAGGTGTGATTAAATAA
- a CDS encoding type II secretion system protein has translation MKRRAYTLLELIFIVVILGILSTVAIPRLFFSRSDATISNAKTQLAAIRSGISLKYNDNILQAKPEFPQKLDDGDPNKLFKNVINIPIKDSGSKNGWHRISDDKYTFRLDGKVANFKYDKNTGDFGCSDENEICKSLQ, from the coding sequence ATGAAAAGACGAGCTTACACCTTGCTTGAGCTGATATTTATAGTAGTTATACTAGGTATTTTAAGCACAGTCGCTATACCTAGACTATTTTTTTCTAGAAGCGATGCTACCATCTCAAATGCCAAAACTCAACTTGCCGCTATAAGAAGTGGAATTTCACTAAAATACAATGACAATATCTTGCAAGCAAAGCCAGAATTTCCACAAAAACTAGATGATGGCGATCCAAACAAACTCTTTAAAAATGTTATAAATATACCAATAAAAGATAGCGGTAGCAAAAATGGCTGGCACAGAATAAGCGACGACAAATACACATTTAGACTAGATGGCAAAGTAGCAAATTTCAAATACGACAAAAACACTGGTGATTTTGGTTGCAGTGATGAAAATGAAATTTGCAAATCACTTCAGTAA
- a CDS encoding cell division protein ZapB, with protein sequence MFEDNAILTTLSDKVNDLITKYDELCKTNEELRNEIVTLKAQNEAKSNQIMRLEEDLDKKNTEADDVMRKIEAVLGR encoded by the coding sequence ATGTTTGAAGATAATGCGATCTTAACCACACTAAGCGATAAAGTAAATGACCTGATTACAAAATATGACGAACTTTGCAAAACGAACGAAGAGTTACGCAACGAGATCGTAACTTTAAAAGCACAAAATGAGGCAAAAAGCAATCAAATCATGCGTTTAGAAGAGGATCTTGACAAGAAAAATACCGAAGCTGACGATGTAATGAGAAAAATCGAAGCTGTCCTTGGCAGATAA